The Lacrimispora xylanolytica genome has a segment encoding these proteins:
- a CDS encoding OadG-related small transporter subunit, giving the protein MSDIMAKALELMGVGMGGIFVVMILLYGISQVLLKLTAPKKDK; this is encoded by the coding sequence ATGTCAGATATCATGGCAAAAGCTTTAGAATTGATGGGCGTAGGCATGGGCGGTATCTTCGTTGTAATGATTCTGCTTTATGGAATTTCCCAGGTGCTTTTAAAATTAACCGCACCAAAAAAAGACAAATAA
- a CDS encoding sensor histidine kinase — protein MKTHFKSIRYKFIFSMTLIFLLFAAMVLGVWYQALKKEAASTAIHNSEHLLQVSNTIFENQVQDIINVAALTSVRSSNSLSTNIITILSRDDLSDADIVNYQRTASDYLISLCSFKNNLNGLMLSDFNGNTITYGLPSSFETLKENQWISIIKDSDKELIFIPPHFPHKWYNTKNDMVFSVLKPVYGFNNQKIGFVNADISASLFEECFDTSSTSASSLYVINQVDGNVLFHPAFNLLNTEQNEPALPEIIDGIKDNSGHFFITSDTGDRMLVVYHTSRLTNWTTLNVIPEREIVSAFTKTLHNIVLITLLLVALMIACIFLITSLLTRKIRLLANAVRHIDGDCLDFPIEIHTQDEIGALSSQFKAMLNRIRHLLLQVKKEEESKHRAEIAALQFQMNPHFLYNTLNTIKFLSALQGADNIAKVAEALSSLMHTNMDGRSFIHVEEDRDFLTSYLEIQNYRYTNTFQYRIQVSEEAGSYMIPKLLVQPLVENAIKHGLKDKVSDGILMVDYLVDDGFLTIIVEDNGQGIEEERIHEILNHNQNENAGHIGIHNIRERLSMYFSSSFEMEIISQPGIFTRFELQLPIIQENEVAHYV, from the coding sequence ATGAAAACCCACTTTAAAAGCATCCGGTATAAGTTCATTTTTTCCATGACACTGATCTTTCTTCTGTTTGCGGCAATGGTACTTGGCGTCTGGTACCAGGCATTAAAAAAAGAAGCGGCCTCCACTGCCATACATAATTCGGAACATTTACTTCAAGTCTCAAACACCATATTTGAGAATCAGGTGCAGGATATTATTAATGTGGCTGCTCTTACTTCCGTCCGGTCCAGCAACTCTCTGTCCACCAACATTATCACCATATTATCAAGAGATGACTTAAGCGATGCTGACATTGTAAATTACCAGAGAACTGCTTCTGATTACTTAATCAGCCTTTGCAGCTTTAAGAATAATCTAAACGGCCTTATGCTAAGTGATTTTAACGGAAATACCATTACATACGGCCTTCCCTCTTCCTTTGAGACCTTGAAAGAGAATCAATGGATCTCCATTATTAAAGACAGTGATAAAGAACTGATTTTCATACCTCCCCATTTTCCTCACAAATGGTACAATACGAAAAATGATATGGTCTTTTCCGTATTAAAACCGGTTTACGGCTTTAACAATCAGAAGATTGGATTTGTGAATGCGGACATCAGTGCCAGTCTGTTTGAAGAGTGCTTTGATACCAGCTCCACCTCAGCCTCCTCACTGTATGTAATCAATCAGGTGGATGGAAATGTACTGTTTCATCCAGCATTCAATCTACTAAATACAGAGCAAAATGAGCCGGCACTTCCAGAGATTATTGACGGAATCAAAGATAATTCAGGCCATTTTTTCATCACCAGCGATACAGGCGATCGAATGCTGGTGGTATACCATACCTCAAGGCTGACCAATTGGACAACCTTAAATGTAATTCCTGAAAGGGAAATCGTATCAGCATTTACAAAGACGCTCCACAACATCGTTCTCATCACGCTCCTCCTTGTGGCCCTTATGATCGCATGTATCTTTCTCATCACCTCTCTGCTGACGAGGAAAATACGGCTTCTTGCCAATGCCGTAAGACACATAGACGGTGACTGCCTGGATTTTCCCATAGAAATACATACTCAGGATGAGATCGGCGCTTTATCCAGCCAGTTTAAAGCCATGCTGAACCGAATCCGCCATCTCCTTTTACAGGTAAAAAAAGAAGAGGAATCAAAGCACCGTGCGGAAATCGCAGCACTTCAATTCCAGATGAATCCTCACTTTTTATACAACACCTTAAATACCATCAAATTTCTGTCCGCTCTCCAGGGGGCAGACAACATCGCAAAAGTGGCAGAAGCTCTCTCCTCTCTCATGCATACCAACATGGACGGCAGATCTTTTATTCATGTAGAGGAAGACCGTGACTTTCTGACCTCCTATCTGGAGATTCAAAATTACCGCTATACCAATACCTTTCAATACCGCATACAAGTCTCAGAGGAGGCAGGTTCTTATATGATTCCAAAGCTGCTGGTCCAACCCCTGGTGGAAAATGCTATAAAGCACGGCTTAAAAGACAAGGTTTCCGATGGAATTCTCATGGTGGATTATCTCGTTGATGACGGCTTCTTAACAATCATTGTGGAGGACAATGGACAGGGAATAGAGGAAGAACGGATTCATGAAATATTAAATCACAACCAGAATGAGAATGCCGGACACATAGGCATTCACAATATCAGAGAGCGCCTTTCCATGTACTTTTCATCCAGCTTTGAGATGGAAATTATCAGCCAGCCAGGAATCTTCACCCGGTTTGAATTACAGCTTCCCATAATACAAGAAAACGAGGTGGCACATTATGTATAA
- a CDS encoding response regulator translates to MYNILIVDDELLVRTNIKLLLQNFSQEFMVCGEASDGLSALDKISQTHPDIILSDMRMPNMNGLELCQKVKELYPETLFVALSNYDDYTYVRGALKNGAMDYVLKHKLNECYLLSLLSELKKRLNTHNKSKAFPDRTISALREKFVIDLLGGALLSKKEIEANIRSLGISLSLTQVIPIILSVDDYGRIEHLNNYNQRNILSFSICNIGNELLSKYPTGILAHIERETYCILLSFAHEASQAKTEETISSLLHQLSTNYKNFLNISVSFCVGERASHIIDVGHAYTKALETMCLAFYSGKQSILHSKPVTNASASLSGLDYSIEKILLTLVLKGEYEKAEGIINKLFQDMIEQKEPRSNVQMKCADLLSIITRISKKNQLDLNRIITDKVSPDQIFTQLSTLPQLWEWFLHCFFNMCKEIQLQMPGDSNYVKSAIAYLNRDYAKPISLQSIADEIGISMGYLSTIFKSETGQGFTDYLNSLRIASAIHLLELGERDFHKIAEKCGFQDYAYFFKVFKKRMGITPKNYLRTQLYG, encoded by the coding sequence ATGTATAACATATTAATTGTAGATGACGAACTTTTGGTCCGTACCAACATCAAACTGCTGCTCCAGAACTTTTCTCAGGAATTCATGGTCTGTGGGGAGGCTTCCGACGGGCTGTCCGCACTGGACAAGATCTCCCAGACCCATCCTGATATTATTCTTTCCGATATGCGGATGCCAAATATGAACGGCTTAGAGCTTTGCCAGAAAGTAAAAGAATTGTATCCGGAAACTTTATTCGTTGCCCTGAGCAATTACGACGATTATACCTATGTCCGGGGCGCACTGAAAAATGGGGCTATGGATTACGTTTTAAAGCATAAGCTGAACGAATGCTACTTACTCTCCCTGCTAAGCGAACTAAAAAAAAGGTTGAATACCCATAACAAATCAAAGGCATTTCCTGACCGTACCATTTCTGCCCTCAGAGAGAAATTCGTAATTGATCTTTTAGGAGGGGCCTTATTATCAAAAAAAGAGATAGAAGCTAATATCCGTTCTCTGGGAATCTCTCTCTCCCTCACTCAGGTGATACCCATTATCCTGTCGGTTGATGATTATGGAAGAATCGAACACCTAAATAACTATAACCAGCGGAATATATTAAGCTTTTCCATCTGCAATATAGGAAATGAACTGTTAAGCAAATACCCTACCGGGATCCTGGCCCATATTGAGCGGGAAACCTATTGCATCCTTTTATCCTTTGCTCATGAAGCCAGTCAGGCAAAAACAGAAGAGACCATCAGCAGCCTGTTACATCAGCTTTCCACCAATTATAAAAACTTCTTAAATATCTCTGTAAGCTTTTGTGTGGGAGAGCGTGCCAGCCATATTATTGACGTGGGACACGCCTATACAAAAGCCTTAGAGACCATGTGCCTGGCATTTTACTCGGGGAAGCAGTCCATCCTCCATTCTAAGCCTGTTACCAATGCCTCTGCCAGCTTATCCGGGCTTGATTACTCCATAGAAAAGATACTTTTAACTCTGGTATTAAAAGGAGAGTACGAAAAAGCAGAAGGAATCATCAACAAATTATTTCAGGATATGATTGAACAAAAGGAACCTCGTTCCAATGTTCAGATGAAATGCGCAGACCTGCTGAGCATTATCACCAGAATCTCGAAAAAGAATCAACTGGATTTAAATCGAATCATCACGGACAAAGTCTCCCCGGACCAGATATTTACCCAATTAAGTACCCTGCCCCAGCTATGGGAATGGTTCCTCCATTGCTTTTTTAATATGTGTAAAGAAATACAGCTTCAAATGCCCGGCGATTCCAATTATGTAAAATCTGCTATCGCATATCTCAACCGGGATTACGCAAAGCCCATCTCCCTTCAAAGCATTGCCGATGAGATTGGAATCAGTATGGGATACTTAAGCACCATTTTTAAAAGCGAAACAGGACAGGGATTTACCGATTATTTAAACTCCTTAAGAATCGCTTCTGCCATACATCTTCTGGAGCTTGGAGAAAGAGACTTTCATAAGATTGCGGAGAAATGTGGATTTCAGGACTATGCATACTTCTTTAAGGTATTTAAAAAGCGAATGGGTATCACACCGAAAAATTATTTAAGGACTCAGCTATACGGATAA
- a CDS encoding carbohydrate ABC transporter permease — translation MHSNTRKRYSYILAIPGLFLYILFFILPAVGGLALSFVKILGFNLSSARFGGLQNYADVFIQPNMRRAIVNSFIFALITTMFKMGIGLSLAVALNRKMALTNALRTIFFLPAVINTVAVGLIFSSLMHPSNGLVNSLLQAMGLGILAKSWLVDTHLAIFSVCAIEIWKWSGFTMVILLSGMQTIGREYYEAAEIDGAGGFTKFKYITFPLLLPAFNNALILSIIGGLKVFDLIQATTQGGPGSATEVFGTLIYKSFGAGRLGEGCAASIILAVVIAAIAIPAYQYIANREVEM, via the coding sequence ATGCATTCAAATACACGTAAAAGATATTCATACATCTTGGCAATTCCCGGGCTTTTCCTTTATATCCTGTTTTTTATTCTCCCTGCTGTGGGAGGGCTGGCCCTTTCTTTTGTCAAGATTCTAGGCTTTAATTTATCCTCCGCCCGGTTCGGTGGTCTGCAAAACTATGCAGACGTGTTCATTCAGCCAAATATGAGGCGAGCCATTGTTAATTCATTTATATTTGCCTTGATTACCACCATGTTTAAAATGGGAATCGGTCTTTCTCTTGCCGTGGCCTTAAACCGGAAGATGGCACTGACCAACGCATTACGGACCATATTCTTCTTGCCAGCAGTCATTAATACCGTGGCAGTTGGACTTATTTTTTCTTCACTCATGCACCCATCAAACGGATTGGTCAATAGCTTATTACAGGCAATGGGACTTGGAATTCTTGCGAAGTCATGGCTTGTGGACACTCATCTGGCAATCTTTTCTGTCTGTGCCATTGAAATCTGGAAATGGTCCGGCTTTACCATGGTAATTCTCCTATCAGGGATGCAGACCATTGGCAGAGAGTATTATGAAGCGGCAGAGATTGATGGAGCTGGTGGTTTTACGAAGTTTAAGTACATAACCTTTCCCCTTCTTTTGCCTGCATTTAACAATGCGCTGATCTTAAGCATCATTGGAGGGCTTAAGGTATTTGACTTAATCCAGGCCACTACCCAGGGCGGCCCTGGCTCTGCGACAGAAGTCTTTGGGACTTTAATCTATAAATCCTTTGGTGCAGGAAGGCTTGGAGAAGGGTGTGCCGCAAGTATCATACTGGCAGTGGTCATTGCAGCAATCGCCATACCGGCATATCAATACATTGCCAACAGGGAGGTAGAGATGTGA
- a CDS encoding CitMHS family transporter: MITILAWLMIIVFLALVMTKKLHPFTALISVPLVFSLIGVFTGVMKEPIAKYLEKDAADALSIGDQIVALGKMSQDGLVKSSKTAFMLLFAILFFSIMLNAGLFDPIVNTVIRVAGGDPVKVLVGTAIVAAAVSLNGDGTTTTLICCTAFIPIYKKLNIKMLYLGVLIILMNTIMNLLPWGGPTARAMAVMEVEGGPVLAALAPGMVVSVIYMLGVAFYLGLKERKRVGIQKLSASELAQTTQSDPEVEALKRPKLIWFNAILTIGTVVLLVMDKLPSSFLFLVALVIGLMVNYRKIKDQKNRIQDNAGDALQVVILVIGAGMFSGLFGNTGMSDALAHSMVSALPTSLGRWWGLVTAIVSAPGTFFLSNDAYYYGILPVFAEAGAKYGYSALNMTVASLLGQAFHLLSPLVAFIYLLLNMTGLEMGEWQKESAKWALGIFVIMVAVAAITGACPLFI; the protein is encoded by the coding sequence ATGATTACTATCTTAGCATGGCTCATGATAATTGTGTTCTTGGCGTTAGTCATGACCAAAAAGCTGCACCCGTTTACGGCACTTATTAGTGTCCCACTGGTGTTCTCACTCATCGGTGTATTCACCGGAGTAATGAAGGAACCTATTGCCAAATATCTTGAAAAAGATGCTGCTGATGCTTTATCCATTGGAGATCAGATCGTAGCTCTTGGAAAGATGTCTCAGGACGGACTGGTAAAGAGTTCCAAAACCGCATTCATGCTGCTTTTCGCAATCCTGTTTTTCTCAATCATGCTGAATGCTGGTCTGTTTGATCCGATTGTAAACACTGTTATCCGCGTTGCTGGCGGTGATCCAGTTAAAGTTTTAGTCGGAACTGCAATCGTAGCTGCAGCTGTTTCCTTAAATGGTGACGGTACAACTACAACACTTATTTGCTGTACAGCGTTTATCCCGATTTACAAAAAGCTCAACATTAAGATGCTTTACCTGGGCGTTTTGATTATCCTGATGAACACAATTATGAACTTACTCCCTTGGGGAGGCCCAACTGCACGTGCTATGGCAGTTATGGAAGTGGAAGGCGGCCCTGTACTTGCAGCTCTTGCTCCAGGTATGGTTGTATCCGTTATCTACATGCTGGGTGTTGCTTTCTACCTTGGTCTTAAGGAAAGAAAAAGAGTTGGTATTCAGAAGCTTTCCGCAAGCGAGCTTGCACAGACAACTCAGTCTGACCCAGAAGTAGAGGCTTTAAAGCGTCCTAAACTGATCTGGTTCAACGCTATCTTAACCATTGGTACTGTTGTACTTTTAGTTATGGATAAACTTCCATCTTCTTTCCTTTTCTTAGTTGCATTAGTAATTGGACTTATGGTAAACTATAGAAAGATTAAAGATCAGAAAAATCGTATTCAGGACAACGCAGGAGATGCATTACAGGTAGTAATCCTGGTTATCGGTGCAGGTATGTTCTCTGGTCTGTTCGGAAACACAGGTATGAGCGATGCATTAGCTCATAGTATGGTTAGTGCCCTTCCAACCTCTCTTGGAAGATGGTGGGGACTTGTAACAGCAATAGTTTCTGCACCTGGTACCTTCTTCTTATCAAATGATGCTTATTACTATGGCATCTTACCAGTATTCGCAGAGGCAGGAGCAAAATATGGCTACTCTGCACTGAACATGACTGTAGCATCACTGTTAGGCCAGGCATTCCACTTATTAAGCCCACTGGTAGCATTTATCTACCTGCTGTTAAACATGACAGGACTTGAAATGGGTGAGTGGCAGAAAGAATCCGCAAAATGGGCACTCGGCATCTTCGTTATCATGGTTGCTGTAGCTGCTATTACAGGAGCATGTCCATTATTTATTTAA
- a CDS encoding ABC transporter substrate-binding protein, which yields MKKSKKWLVMSLAFSMITSLSGCGGNSAASGSGSAAAKGSPEVKTLSVLMYTDWYKAGWQALEQYINENSSELGFKLEISKIQGGSQGDQVLQTKFATNDLPDIIQVYKPQWVESYANGLDKLVDLTGLDCVSEYDKKALDGTFMYQGKLYAVPIDSVVLSGVFYNKKVFEAAGVAIPGTWDELLAVCEKLKAKGVTPVYYSGKDAWSVQPPTISGLLNDAAEKGTDTFGLMDQINTNKLKYADCTNFVGSIERTKDLIDLGYVNETYLSDTVDNAHQALANGECAMYINGTWCADNINKKFPDKIDDIGAFAIPTPGGDNYINMFTPYSLALTTNCKDADLGKKALNFIASQKAQQIYADAQPGVYLNKNVTSDIPKATEDLKKLMDSGKSMTDWEEINKYSYGNLSEPLLNYYTGMLKDAKEVAQALDTETERNAKAQGDSNWK from the coding sequence ATGAAAAAAAGTAAAAAGTGGCTGGTAATGAGTCTGGCATTTTCCATGATTACCAGTCTTTCCGGATGCGGGGGAAACAGTGCAGCTTCGGGGTCAGGGAGCGCGGCAGCAAAGGGAAGCCCGGAGGTTAAGACTTTAAGCGTTCTCATGTATACGGATTGGTATAAAGCAGGCTGGCAGGCATTGGAGCAGTACATCAACGAGAATTCCAGTGAGCTTGGCTTTAAGCTTGAGATATCAAAAATACAGGGAGGTTCCCAGGGAGATCAGGTCCTTCAGACGAAATTTGCCACCAATGACCTTCCTGACATCATTCAGGTCTATAAGCCCCAATGGGTGGAATCTTATGCCAATGGCCTTGATAAGCTGGTGGATTTAACGGGACTGGATTGTGTCTCTGAGTATGATAAAAAGGCACTGGATGGCACCTTTATGTATCAAGGGAAGCTATATGCGGTCCCCATTGATTCCGTGGTTCTATCCGGTGTGTTCTACAATAAAAAGGTGTTTGAAGCAGCAGGTGTTGCGATACCAGGAACCTGGGATGAGCTTTTGGCAGTTTGTGAGAAGTTAAAGGCGAAAGGAGTGACTCCGGTCTATTACTCCGGTAAGGACGCTTGGAGCGTTCAGCCACCTACCATCAGCGGTCTGTTAAATGATGCAGCTGAAAAAGGAACGGATACCTTCGGTCTTATGGATCAGATTAATACAAATAAACTGAAATACGCAGATTGTACCAATTTTGTAGGCTCTATTGAGAGAACAAAGGATCTCATTGACCTTGGCTATGTGAATGAAACCTACTTATCGGATACCGTGGACAATGCCCATCAGGCCCTGGCAAACGGAGAGTGTGCCATGTATATCAACGGCACCTGGTGTGCGGATAACATCAATAAAAAGTTTCCGGATAAGATAGATGACATCGGAGCCTTTGCCATTCCAACTCCAGGCGGTGACAATTACATCAATATGTTCACCCCCTATTCCCTGGCACTGACTACCAATTGTAAGGATGCTGATCTTGGGAAAAAGGCACTAAACTTCATAGCTTCCCAAAAGGCACAGCAGATTTATGCCGATGCCCAGCCAGGGGTATATTTAAATAAAAATGTTACCAGCGATATTCCTAAGGCAACGGAAGATTTAAAGAAGCTTATGGACAGCGGAAAATCCATGACAGACTGGGAAGAAATCAACAAGTATTCTTACGGAAACTTAAGTGAGCCATTGTTAAACTATTACACCGGGATGTTAAAGGATGCGAAAGAAGTGGCGCAGGCACTGGATACAGAAACAGAACGCAATGCAAAAGCGCAGGGCGATTCTAACTGGAAATAG
- a CDS encoding carbohydrate ABC transporter permease — MRKRKIREAILNLVLCLCALIILVPVFMVIINSFKNGTEAARMNLALPTTWHIAENYIEMVREGGIFRGLVNSTVITVICVFFLIVLCSTMAFVLERRKTCFSKVINMTVIFGLVLPLQIIPTYFVCNFLHLTHEIAAVFVLIVANMSFTVFLYTGFIKSIPIEIDESAWMDGASHTQLFFQIIFPLLQPVTITAVIINFMAVWNDFGISIYFLNSARNYTLPLTVYNFFGNHNSDWQLVFANVVLSTLPVAVVYLMLQRHIISGMTSGAVKG; from the coding sequence GTGAGAAAACGAAAAATACGTGAGGCAATTTTAAACCTGGTACTTTGCCTTTGTGCTCTGATCATATTGGTTCCGGTATTTATGGTTATCATCAATTCCTTTAAGAATGGGACAGAGGCGGCAAGAATGAATTTAGCCCTTCCCACCACCTGGCACATTGCGGAGAACTATATAGAGATGGTACGGGAGGGAGGAATCTTTCGAGGGCTTGTAAACAGTACCGTAATTACTGTTATCTGTGTCTTTTTTTTGATTGTGTTGTGCTCCACTATGGCTTTTGTATTGGAACGAAGAAAAACATGTTTCTCAAAAGTGATCAATATGACCGTTATTTTTGGACTTGTGCTGCCTCTTCAGATCATACCTACCTACTTTGTATGCAACTTCCTTCATCTGACCCATGAGATAGCAGCTGTTTTCGTACTGATTGTTGCCAATATGTCCTTTACGGTCTTTTTATATACTGGTTTTATTAAAAGCATTCCCATTGAAATTGACGAATCCGCCTGGATGGATGGAGCCAGCCATACCCAGTTGTTTTTTCAGATTATTTTCCCGCTGCTTCAGCCGGTAACAATAACGGCTGTTATTATTAACTTTATGGCGGTATGGAATGATTTTGGAATCTCCATTTATTTTTTGAACAGCGCCAGGAATTACACCCTTCCTTTGACCGTATATAATTTCTTTGGAAACCATAATTCAGATTGGCAGCTGGTATTTGCAAATGTGGTATTATCCACCCTTCCTGTAGCGGTCGTGTATCTGATGTTGCAACGGCATATTATATCCGGTATGACATCGGGTGCCGTAAAAGGCTAG
- a CDS encoding sodium ion-translocating decarboxylase subunit beta, whose amino-acid sequence MSILLEGLLSFTWQQAIMMLIGCALMYLGIKKEYEPTLLVPMGLGTILVNFPMSGIITQPSTGVEGVLNVLFDAGISTELFPLLIFIGIGAMIDFGPLLQNPFMMLFGAAAQFGIFATVVLIIAVTGLTLPEAASMGIIAAADGPTSIFVAGKLAPNLLGPITVAAYSYMALVPIIQPPVITALTTKKERMIHMKYEPKDVSKTAKILFPLLITFVAGFTAPMSLPLIGFLMFGNLLRECGVLDRLSASAQNELVNIISILLGLTIATKMTAGEFLNVKTLLIIAFGLLGFVFDTAGGVIFAKLLNLFRKEKINPMVGAAGISAFPMSSRVIQKMATKEDPTNFILMHAAGANVSGQIASVVAGGLLLSFFM is encoded by the coding sequence ATGAGCATATTATTAGAAGGGCTACTCTCGTTTACATGGCAGCAGGCCATTATGATGTTAATTGGCTGCGCCCTAATGTATCTGGGTATCAAAAAAGAGTATGAGCCGACACTTTTAGTTCCTATGGGACTAGGCACGATTTTAGTTAATTTCCCGATGTCCGGTATTATTACACAACCAAGTACCGGAGTGGAAGGTGTTCTGAACGTGTTGTTTGATGCCGGAATTTCAACAGAATTGTTCCCGCTTCTTATTTTCATCGGAATCGGTGCAATGATTGATTTTGGACCGTTACTGCAGAACCCTTTTATGATGTTGTTTGGTGCTGCTGCACAGTTTGGTATCTTCGCAACCGTAGTTTTAATTATAGCGGTTACAGGATTAACTCTTCCAGAGGCTGCTTCTATGGGTATTATTGCAGCGGCTGATGGCCCAACCAGTATCTTTGTAGCTGGTAAACTGGCTCCAAATTTATTAGGACCGATTACTGTGGCGGCGTATTCTTACATGGCTCTTGTGCCAATCATACAGCCACCTGTTATTACAGCGCTGACAACAAAGAAAGAGCGTATGATTCATATGAAATATGAACCAAAAGACGTTTCTAAGACAGCGAAAATTTTATTCCCATTACTTATTACATTTGTTGCTGGTTTTACAGCTCCTATGTCCCTTCCGCTGATCGGATTCCTTATGTTCGGAAACCTTCTTCGTGAGTGCGGCGTGCTGGACCGCTTAAGTGCATCTGCACAGAATGAATTAGTAAATATTATTAGTATTTTACTTGGACTTACAATTGCTACAAAGATGACAGCTGGCGAGTTCTTAAATGTTAAGACATTGTTAATCATTGCATTCGGTCTGTTAGGTTTCGTATTTGATACCGCAGGCGGTGTAATCTTTGCTAAGCTTTTAAACTTATTCCGCAAAGAGAAGATTAATCCTATGGTTGGAGCTGCCGGTATCTCCGCATTCCCTATGAGTAGCCGTGTAATTCAGAAGATGGCGACAAAGGAAGATCCTACAAACTTTATCCTGATGCATGCAGCCGGTGCTAACGTTTCCGGTCAGATCGCTTCAGTAGTAGCTGGTGGACTTCTGCTTTCCTTCTTCATGTAA